A part of Candidatus Eisenbacteria bacterium genomic DNA contains:
- a CDS encoding nucleotidyltransferase domain-containing protein, which produces MSLLGELVGSKIRAEVFRLLFAGPETEIHVREIERRTGFNDRAIREELRKLARLDLLIARRDGNRLYYSANRSHPLFPEIRSLALKTAGLADHLREALSGEEIRVAFVFGSVAKGEEKGGSDVDLLVVGKAGLRKIAGALRGATEAIGREVNPVVMTPEEFRRRRKEKDHFLAGVLRGPKVFVLGNEDDLRGLAP; this is translated from the coding sequence ATGAGTCTACTCGGCGAACTGGTGGGGTCGAAGATACGGGCGGAGGTGTTCCGGCTCCTCTTCGCGGGGCCGGAGACGGAGATCCACGTCCGCGAGATCGAGAGAAGGACCGGCTTCAACGACCGGGCGATCCGGGAGGAACTCCGGAAGCTGGCGCGCCTGGACCTTCTGATCGCGAGGCGGGACGGAAACCGCCTCTATTACTCCGCCAACCGGAGCCACCCGCTCTTCCCGGAGATCCGGAGCCTGGCGCTGAAGACGGCGGGGCTCGCGGACCATCTCCGGGAGGCGCTTTCGGGGGAGGAGATCCGCGTCGCCTTCGTGTTCGGGTCGGTGGCGAAGGGAGAGGAGAAGGGCGGGAGCGACGTGGACCTTCTCGTCGTCGGAAAGGCGGGGCTTCGGAAGATCGCGGGGGCGCTCCGGGGTGCGACCGAGGCGATTGGGCGGGAGGTGAATCCGGTGGTGATGACGCCGGAGGAGTTCCGGCGGCGGCGGAAGGAAAAGGACCACTTCCTCGCCGGCGTTCTTCGGGGACCGAAGGTCTTCGTCCTGGGGAACGAGGATGACCTTAGAGGATTGGCGCCGTAA